A single genomic interval of Danio aesculapii chromosome 5, fDanAes4.1, whole genome shotgun sequence harbors:
- the abhd10a gene encoding abhydrolase domain containing 10, depalmitoylase a isoform X1 — MASVVFRHCSNVLKINLRKLTVPPHISTGVRHKTTIQYATRADLPKLAYRKLKGKSPGVVFLPGFASHMGGQKAEALEEFCKSLGHSCLRFDYSGCGSSEGELTNYTIGAWKKDVLYVLDELVEGPQILVGSSMGGWLMLLAALARPEKTAALVGISTAADHFVTAFNTLPIETKKEIEEQGFWKFPTKHNEEGFYTLSLDFLKEAENHCILHSPIPISCPIRLVHGLKDSDVPWHVSLQVAERVLSNDVDVVLRKHGQHRMSEKEDIKLMVYTIDDLIDKLTTLG, encoded by the exons ATGGCATCAGTGGTGTTCAGACATTGCTCAAATGTTCTTAAAATAAACCTCCGGAAACTTACAGTTCCTCCGCACATTTCAACGG GTGTTCGACACAAGACCACAATTCAGTATGCAACACGAGCCGATCTGCCAAAGCTGGCCTACAGGAAGCTGAAAGGGAAGAGTCCTGGTGTGGTTTTCTTGCCCGGCTTTGCCTCACACATGGGTGGACAGAAAGCAGAAGCATTAGAGGAGTTCTGCAAGTCTTTAGGCCACTCGTGCCTCAG GTTTGACTATTCTGGCTGTGGATCGTCTGAGGGCGAATTGACAAACTACACCATTGGAGCCTGGAAGAAGGATGTGCTCTATGTGCTGGATGAGCTAGTAGAAGGCCCACAG ATTCTGGTGGGCTCCAGCATGGGTGGGTGGCTGATGCTGCTGGCTGCTCTCGCACGTCCTgagaaaacagctgctttagtGGGCATCTCAACAGCTGCGGATCACTTCGTCACAGCCTTCAACACGCTACCTATAGAG ACAAAGAAGGAGATAGAGGAACAGGGCTTTTGGAAGTTCCCCACCAAGCACAATGAAGAAGGTTTCTACACCCTGAGCCTGGACTTTCTGAAGGAGGCGGAAAACCATTGCATCCTCCATAGCCCCATCCCCATCTCCTGTCCCATACGGCTGGTTCACGGCCTCAAGGACTCGGATGTGCCCTGGCACGTGTCCTTGCAGGTGGCAGAGCGCGTACTGAGCAATGACGTGGATGTTGTTCTGCGCAAACATGGCCAGCATCGCATGTCTGAGAAGGAAGACATCAAACTCATGGTGTACACTATCGATGACCTTATCGATAAATTGACAACACTGGGCTGA
- the abhd10a gene encoding abhydrolase domain containing 10, depalmitoylase a isoform X2, translating into MADTPEEKSFVLDLLSKRHQVQLSGVRHKTTIQYATRADLPKLAYRKLKGKSPGVVFLPGFASHMGGQKAEALEEFCKSLGHSCLRFDYSGCGSSEGELTNYTIGAWKKDVLYVLDELVEGPQILVGSSMGGWLMLLAALARPEKTAALVGISTAADHFVTAFNTLPIETKKEIEEQGFWKFPTKHNEEGFYTLSLDFLKEAENHCILHSPIPISCPIRLVHGLKDSDVPWHVSLQVAERVLSNDVDVVLRKHGQHRMSEKEDIKLMVYTIDDLIDKLTTLG; encoded by the exons ATGGCTGACACACCAGAGGAGAAATCGTTTGTTTTGGATCTCTTATCTAAACGACATCAAGTACAACTGTCag GTGTTCGACACAAGACCACAATTCAGTATGCAACACGAGCCGATCTGCCAAAGCTGGCCTACAGGAAGCTGAAAGGGAAGAGTCCTGGTGTGGTTTTCTTGCCCGGCTTTGCCTCACACATGGGTGGACAGAAAGCAGAAGCATTAGAGGAGTTCTGCAAGTCTTTAGGCCACTCGTGCCTCAG GTTTGACTATTCTGGCTGTGGATCGTCTGAGGGCGAATTGACAAACTACACCATTGGAGCCTGGAAGAAGGATGTGCTCTATGTGCTGGATGAGCTAGTAGAAGGCCCACAG ATTCTGGTGGGCTCCAGCATGGGTGGGTGGCTGATGCTGCTGGCTGCTCTCGCACGTCCTgagaaaacagctgctttagtGGGCATCTCAACAGCTGCGGATCACTTCGTCACAGCCTTCAACACGCTACCTATAGAG ACAAAGAAGGAGATAGAGGAACAGGGCTTTTGGAAGTTCCCCACCAAGCACAATGAAGAAGGTTTCTACACCCTGAGCCTGGACTTTCTGAAGGAGGCGGAAAACCATTGCATCCTCCATAGCCCCATCCCCATCTCCTGTCCCATACGGCTGGTTCACGGCCTCAAGGACTCGGATGTGCCCTGGCACGTGTCCTTGCAGGTGGCAGAGCGCGTACTGAGCAATGACGTGGATGTTGTTCTGCGCAAACATGGCCAGCATCGCATGTCTGAGAAGGAAGACATCAAACTCATGGTGTACACTATCGATGACCTTATCGATAAATTGACAACACTGGGCTGA